In Methylotenera mobilis JLW8, the following are encoded in one genomic region:
- a CDS encoding ATP-grasp domain-containing protein — protein sequence MGTEALPESLVNEGSLMRDALLRNLTEMSQFEIVTLHDARLTPSPLANHSIAVESGQFNRIFAETLPSVELVWLIAPESNGVLLELSELCYASHDKGALFLGCGFDATLIGTSKTLCFEALRDANIYTLPVYAGEDLVAGKCEQLSTEHVSTWVAKPEDGAGCEGINLFDSIDDLTHWVKQGERYLTYLAQPYQAGVAASFSMLCRNGKAWLLSCNEQHITRDGNHFKLSGITINGMSAYWQRFETIARKVAKMLPDALGYVGVDVIVDTEHDHKIYVIEINPRLTTSYVGLEQALDYNPAKLIMDCVLTDKFVMPNLAKKQVFIPL from the coding sequence TTGGGCACAGAAGCGTTACCTGAGTCTTTGGTGAATGAGGGTTCGTTGATGCGGGATGCTTTACTGCGTAATCTGACAGAGATGAGTCAATTTGAAATCGTGACATTGCACGATGCCAGGCTTACTCCCTCACCATTGGCGAATCATAGTATTGCAGTGGAGTCTGGGCAGTTTAATCGCATTTTTGCTGAAACACTGCCTAGCGTGGAGTTGGTATGGCTCATTGCGCCGGAAAGCAATGGTGTTTTGTTAGAGCTGAGCGAGTTATGTTATGCAAGCCACGATAAAGGTGCATTATTTTTAGGTTGCGGGTTTGATGCTACTTTAATTGGCACCAGCAAGACTTTGTGTTTTGAGGCTTTGCGTGATGCAAATATCTATACCTTGCCAGTGTATGCGGGGGAAGATCTCGTAGCGGGCAAATGTGAGCAGCTAAGTACAGAACATGTTAGCACTTGGGTTGCTAAACCAGAGGATGGCGCTGGCTGTGAGGGTATTAACTTGTTTGATTCTATCGATGACTTAACGCATTGGGTTAAGCAGGGTGAGCGTTATCTGACCTATTTGGCTCAACCCTATCAAGCTGGTGTGGCGGCCAGTTTTTCGATGTTGTGCCGCAATGGCAAGGCATGGCTGTTAAGTTGTAATGAGCAGCATATCACGCGTGACGGCAACCATTTTAAGTTGTCTGGCATCACAATTAACGGCATGTCAGCTTATTGGCAGCGTTTTGAAACCATCGCCAGAAAAGTTGCCAAAATGCTACCAGACGCGCTGGGTTATGTCGGTGTTGATGTGATTGTGGATACCGAGCATGACCATAAGATTTATGTGATTGAAATTAATCCGCGCTTGACCACCAGCTACGTAGGGCTGGAGCAGGCCTTAGATTATAATCCTGCTAAATTAATCATGGATTGTGTGTTGACCGATAAGTTTGTTATGCCGAATCTAGCCAAAAAACAGGTATTTATCCCACTATGA
- the hxlA gene encoding 3-hexulose-6-phosphate synthase, whose translation MALTQMALDSLDFDATVALATTVAPHVDILEIGTPCIKHNGIKLLETLRAKFPNNKILVDLKTADAGFYEAEPFYKAGADIVTVLGISDMGTIKGVIDAANKYGKKAQIDLINVADKAAVTKAAAAAGAHIIGVHTGLDQQAAGQTPFADLALVAALNLGVEISVAGGVKAATAKQVKDAGATIIVAGAAIYGAADPAAAAAEITSIVHA comes from the coding sequence ATGGCATTAACACAAATGGCATTAGATTCATTAGATTTCGACGCAACAGTTGCATTAGCAACAACAGTTGCTCCACACGTGGACATCCTTGAAATCGGTACACCATGCATCAAGCACAACGGTATCAAATTGCTTGAAACATTACGTGCTAAATTCCCAAACAACAAAATCTTAGTTGACTTGAAAACAGCTGACGCTGGTTTCTACGAAGCTGAGCCATTCTACAAAGCTGGTGCTGACATCGTTACTGTATTAGGTATTTCTGATATGGGTACAATCAAAGGTGTAATCGATGCTGCTAACAAATACGGCAAAAAAGCACAAATCGACTTGATCAACGTTGCTGACAAAGCTGCTGTTACTAAAGCTGCTGCTGCTGCTGGCGCACACATCATTGGCGTGCACACTGGTCTTGACCAACAAGCTGCTGGTCAAACTCCATTTGCTGACTTAGCATTGGTTGCTGCTTTGAACCTAGGCGTTGAAATCTCTGTTGCTGGTGGCGTTAAAGCTGCTACAGCTAAACAAGTTAAAGACGCTGGCGCAACAATCATCGTTGCTGGTGCTGCTATCTACGGCGCTGCTGATCCTGCTGCTGCTGCTGCAGAAATCACATCTATCGTTCACGCTTAA
- the hxlB gene encoding 6-phospho-3-hexuloisomerase, whose translation MSSSQKLILDKLTSILAETDNSKSAELLKLVEGAGRTFIGGAGRSLLVSRFFAMRLVHAGYNVSMIGEVVTPAIKAGDLLVLVSGSGGTETLLPFVKKAKSVGAKLVVISMKKTSPMADAADLTIQIGNDSSFPLTNGMPMGSQFELSTLLFLEATIADLIFAKGLTEEGMRAIHANLE comes from the coding sequence ATGAGTAGTAGTCAAAAACTAATTTTAGACAAGTTAACAAGTATCTTGGCTGAAACAGACAATTCTAAATCAGCTGAGTTGTTAAAACTGGTTGAAGGTGCAGGCCGTACATTTATCGGTGGCGCTGGCCGTTCATTGTTAGTATCACGTTTCTTCGCTATGCGTTTAGTACACGCTGGTTACAATGTAAGCATGATCGGTGAAGTGGTTACACCAGCAATCAAAGCTGGCGACTTGCTAGTTTTGGTTTCAGGTTCAGGCGGTACAGAAACACTATTGCCATTCGTGAAAAAAGCAAAATCTGTTGGTGCTAAATTGGTAGTGATTTCTATGAAGAAAACTTCACCAATGGCTGATGCAGCTGACTTAACCATCCAAATTGGTAACGACAGCAGCTTCCCGTTAACTAACGGTATGCCTATGGGTTCACAATTTGAACTTTCAACATTGCTATTCTTAGAAGCTACTATTGCTGATTTGATTTTTGCAAAAGGCCTAACTGAAGAAGGTATGCGCGCTATCCACGCAAACCTAGAGTAG
- a CDS encoding HisA/HisF-related TIM barrel protein, with product MQIIPVIDLLNGIVVHAKKGERHRYQAITSALTPSSEPLAIVAALLALHPFQQLYIADLNAIQKLGNTQDCTQSNNFDVIASIAQHYPNLTLWVDAGISNLTELDLWSQLNLSSQPDLSSQAGVKLILGSENFVSMEQYLAIYHVISEQTILSLDFMPTGYQGPQALLESTAYWPQAVIIMSLAHVGANQGVNLQLLTQTQAKAGDFNLYAAGGVRDIADLNTLKSLGIHGALIATAIHSKQLTQQQLTLLQQQ from the coding sequence ATGCAAATAATTCCAGTGATTGATCTACTTAACGGCATTGTCGTTCACGCAAAAAAAGGTGAGCGCCACCGCTATCAGGCAATCACATCAGCACTTACCCCCTCAAGCGAACCTTTAGCGATTGTTGCCGCCCTGCTTGCTTTACATCCTTTTCAGCAACTATACATTGCAGATCTAAATGCTATACAAAAACTTGGCAACACTCAGGACTGCACTCAAAGCAACAACTTTGACGTGATTGCATCTATCGCGCAACACTATCCCAACCTAACGCTTTGGGTGGATGCCGGTATCAGCAATTTAACCGAGCTTGATTTATGGTCACAACTAAACTTATCCTCACAACCAGATTTATCGTCACAAGCAGGTGTAAAGCTCATTCTAGGTAGTGAGAACTTTGTAAGTATGGAACAGTATCTGGCTATCTATCATGTAATAAGTGAGCAAACCATACTCTCACTGGACTTTATGCCTACAGGCTACCAGGGCCCACAAGCCTTACTAGAGAGCACTGCTTACTGGCCACAAGCGGTGATTATCATGTCACTTGCACATGTAGGCGCCAATCAAGGGGTTAATCTGCAGTTGCTTACACAAACTCAAGCAAAGGCTGGCGATTTTAACTTATATGCGGCTGGTGGCGTTAGAGATATAGCAGATTTAAATACACTAAAATCTTTAGGTATCCATGGCGCACTCATTGCCACAGCTATACATAGCAAGCAGTTAACACAGCAACAACTCACGTTACTTCAGCAGCAATAA
- a CDS encoding CHASE2 domain-containing protein, with protein MQINDRLFTAIALALIACAFTLSEVLVRFDHFYYDLGQRLSFKNAPDNIVIVAVDEASINAIGKWPWSKRFHTELINHLVGQQPKVIGFGVVFSEPERDAEEVDYAFAQAIRRAGNVVLPVLLEAPYVGAAVKQSLPIPPLVGSVAGFGRLNVLLDSDGVARSFYLWEGLSSSALTSVGLPHFSQSVLQVAHMLPAYVNTVAPVIHPSNPSALNYAGDAAQRLISYSPRKVDFFGPPRHFNQISYVDVLANKYSSDFFRDKIVLVGVTALGGGDVLYTPVSSYSQPMPGIEFHANAIAAMQDASLVVDAPGWLVSLLCALLAMFPLLWLPRMQPLKSVVMIAVYFPMIILASLSIVHWWQVWIPVSGALAAILLAYPIWSWRKLNSAQLSLDKELQRLRDELAALGMVTEDSLDESNVDPLQSRILKVNLTAQHLRNLHKSRNDTLAFITHDIRAPLGAAMMLLDKFEANKYSQRMSKMLIRAHSMAEGFLQASRAEMANVNRFHELDMVSLTQQAIDDVYEISVAKRLKLHKDFPEECVWVRGDFGLLLRAVSNILLNAVKYSPERGVISVIIENNQQSIVLKVIDQGPGIPAKKIAKVFKRFSRAEGEHQAQEGSGLGLYFVSVTIKKHRGSVSVHSEEGRGATFIVSLPLERRKTHQPVESDRRKHYVSPFNDTI; from the coding sequence ATGCAAATAAATGATAGATTGTTTACTGCCATTGCCCTAGCCCTTATAGCTTGTGCATTTACTTTAAGTGAGGTTTTAGTTCGGTTTGATCATTTTTATTATGATCTAGGGCAGCGCCTAAGTTTCAAAAATGCACCAGATAATATAGTGATTGTTGCAGTTGATGAGGCGAGTATTAATGCCATTGGTAAATGGCCTTGGTCTAAGCGATTCCATACGGAGCTTATTAATCATTTAGTCGGTCAGCAACCGAAGGTAATAGGTTTTGGTGTCGTATTTTCTGAGCCAGAGCGCGATGCTGAAGAAGTAGACTATGCTTTTGCGCAAGCGATTAGACGTGCCGGTAATGTTGTTTTACCTGTTTTGCTTGAGGCGCCTTATGTTGGTGCTGCTGTTAAGCAGAGTTTACCTATTCCGCCATTAGTTGGATCAGTTGCTGGTTTTGGTCGACTTAACGTTTTGCTTGATTCTGATGGCGTCGCACGTAGCTTTTACCTATGGGAAGGTTTGTCGTCATCAGCCCTCACCTCAGTAGGACTGCCACATTTTTCACAATCGGTATTGCAGGTTGCTCATATGCTTCCTGCCTATGTGAATACTGTTGCTCCAGTTATTCATCCATCGAACCCGAGTGCGCTAAATTATGCCGGAGATGCTGCGCAGCGCTTGATTTCATATTCACCGCGGAAAGTTGATTTCTTTGGACCACCTAGACACTTTAATCAGATCTCCTATGTGGATGTTTTGGCTAATAAGTATTCATCTGATTTTTTCAGGGACAAAATTGTACTGGTTGGTGTGACAGCATTAGGAGGCGGTGATGTGCTGTATACGCCAGTTTCAAGCTACTCGCAACCAATGCCGGGGATAGAGTTTCACGCTAATGCGATTGCCGCGATGCAAGATGCATCATTGGTCGTGGATGCGCCAGGTTGGCTCGTCAGTTTGCTATGTGCGCTATTGGCAATGTTTCCATTGTTATGGTTGCCTAGGATGCAGCCTTTGAAATCTGTGGTGATGATTGCAGTATATTTCCCCATGATTATCTTAGCTTCACTTTCTATTGTGCACTGGTGGCAAGTTTGGATCCCTGTTTCAGGTGCTTTAGCGGCTATCTTGTTAGCTTATCCAATCTGGAGTTGGCGTAAGCTTAATTCTGCCCAACTGTCCTTAGATAAAGAGTTGCAAAGGTTGCGTGATGAGTTGGCTGCCTTGGGTATGGTGACAGAAGACAGTTTAGATGAGTCTAATGTTGATCCGTTGCAGTCAAGAATTTTAAAGGTGAATTTAACAGCGCAGCACTTACGAAACTTACATAAGAGTAGAAATGATACTTTAGCGTTCATCACACATGATATTCGAGCCCCCCTTGGCGCAGCAATGATGTTGTTGGACAAGTTTGAGGCCAATAAATACTCCCAGCGTATGAGCAAAATGTTAATTCGTGCGCATAGTATGGCGGAAGGATTTTTGCAGGCATCGCGAGCGGAGATGGCAAATGTGAATAGATTTCATGAGCTTGATATGGTTAGCCTCACGCAGCAGGCGATTGATGATGTGTATGAAATATCTGTGGCAAAAAGACTAAAGTTGCATAAAGATTTTCCAGAGGAGTGTGTATGGGTAAGGGGGGATTTTGGTTTGCTACTTAGGGCAGTTTCAAACATTTTGCTCAATGCTGTTAAGTACTCACCAGAGCGCGGTGTGATCAGTGTAATCATAGAAAATAATCAGCAATCAATCGTGCTAAAAGTGATCGACCAGGGACCGGGAATACCAGCAAAAAAAATTGCCAAAGTGTTTAAACGTTTTAGCAGGGCTGAAGGCGAACATCAGGCGCAGGAAGGCAGTGGTTTAGGTTTATATTTTGTGAGTGTGACTATTAAAAAGCATCGTGGCAGCGTATCTGTTCATAGCGAAGAGGGGCGTGGAGCCACCTTTATTGTTTCACTACCGTTGGAGCGACGCAAAACTCATCAACCTGTTGAATCTGACCGCAGAAAGCATTATGTGTCGCCATTTAATGACACCATATAG
- a CDS encoding hydantoinase/oxoprolinase family protein, producing MSQQDIIGWDVGGAHLKAVLINTQGQVLHAKQVYCPLWRGLNELESAIDAILSEMQAESHMVTMTGELADIFADRHSGVLAIAQTMQRKLNTANRVVQLKFFAGNKGLIAPDAVAQVTSEIASMNWLASMQYLAQQLPQAIFLDIGSTTTDIALLSDGKPDVQGFTDAARMRFDELVYTGVVRTPLMALAQKIPLAGQLVNVAAEHFATTADVYTLTGELAPEDNMADTADGADKSVASSARRIARMVGWDAHDAPLAAWIGLAHAFKHAQLNMVRQAVLSKLSSQQDAVASLQLIGAGAGEFLTASLAQQLGLPYRSVSEFISAESSVIKNMAKVCFPAFAVASLGLSG from the coding sequence ATGAGTCAGCAAGATATTATTGGTTGGGATGTCGGTGGCGCGCACCTGAAAGCGGTATTAATCAATACGCAGGGACAAGTGCTGCATGCAAAGCAGGTCTATTGCCCTTTGTGGCGTGGGCTAAACGAGTTGGAATCAGCGATTGATGCTATTTTGTCTGAAATGCAGGCTGAGTCGCACATGGTGACTATGACCGGTGAGCTGGCTGATATTTTTGCAGATAGGCATAGCGGTGTGTTAGCTATTGCGCAAACCATGCAGCGCAAACTCAATACAGCTAACCGTGTCGTTCAGCTTAAGTTTTTTGCAGGAAATAAGGGCCTCATAGCGCCAGATGCTGTTGCGCAGGTGACGAGTGAGATAGCATCGATGAACTGGCTAGCCAGCATGCAGTATTTGGCGCAGCAATTACCGCAAGCGATTTTTCTTGATATTGGCAGTACTACCACGGATATTGCGTTGTTAAGTGATGGTAAGCCAGATGTGCAGGGTTTTACCGATGCAGCACGTATGAGGTTTGATGAGTTGGTTTATACTGGGGTTGTGCGAACACCATTAATGGCGTTGGCGCAAAAAATCCCGCTCGCAGGGCAATTAGTGAATGTGGCTGCCGAGCATTTTGCGACCACAGCCGATGTTTACACCCTAACTGGTGAGTTGGCGCCAGAAGATAATATGGCTGATACGGCAGATGGTGCCGATAAAAGCGTAGCATCCAGCGCACGCCGTATCGCCAGAATGGTCGGGTGGGATGCGCATGACGCGCCTTTAGCTGCCTGGATAGGGCTTGCCCATGCATTCAAACATGCGCAGCTCAACATGGTGCGACAGGCTGTATTAAGCAAGCTATCATCTCAACAAGATGCTGTGGCTTCGTTACAGTTGATAGGCGCAGGTGCCGGTGAGTTTTTAACGGCATCTCTTGCCCAGCAGTTAGGGCTTCCATATCGCTCGGTGAGCGAGTTTATTAGTGCAGAAAGTAGTGTAATCAAAAATATGGCGAAGGTTTGTTTTCCAGCTTTTGCAGTTGCTTCACTGGGGCTGTCTGGATGA
- the tal gene encoding transaldolase → MANLLEQLKSMTTIVADTGDVEAIKAVKPVDATTNPSLVLKASQLPQYAPLIEAAVAYAKAQGGTKAEQIDNAADKLAVLIGAEITKEVPGRISTEVDARLSFNLDAMVAKGRKLIKLYEESGISKDRVLIKLASTWEGIKAGEILEKEGIQCNLTLLFGFGQARACAEAGVFLISPFVGRILDWYKAKNPTTEYTQETDPGVVSVRAIYQYYKEHGYKTVVMGASFRNTGELVALAGCDRLTVSPNLLQDLAATEGTLTQVLKDTGATKPAPAKMTEAEFRFELNQDPMATEKLAEGIRGFVVDQNKLEAALSEKL, encoded by the coding sequence ATGGCTAATTTGTTAGAGCAATTAAAATCTATGACCACTATCGTGGCGGATACTGGTGACGTTGAAGCGATCAAGGCAGTTAAGCCTGTTGACGCAACAACAAACCCATCATTAGTGCTAAAAGCAAGCCAATTGCCACAATACGCGCCTTTAATCGAAGCTGCGGTTGCTTACGCAAAAGCACAAGGCGGTACTAAGGCTGAACAAATTGATAACGCTGCTGACAAATTAGCAGTGTTGATTGGTGCAGAAATCACTAAAGAAGTGCCAGGTCGTATCTCAACAGAGGTTGATGCACGTCTATCTTTCAATTTAGATGCAATGGTGGCTAAAGGCCGTAAATTGATCAAACTATACGAAGAGTCAGGCATCAGCAAAGACCGCGTGTTGATCAAACTAGCATCAACATGGGAAGGCATCAAAGCCGGCGAAATCCTAGAAAAAGAAGGCATCCAATGTAACCTGACATTGTTATTCGGTTTCGGCCAAGCACGTGCATGTGCTGAAGCTGGTGTATTCTTGATCTCTCCATTTGTTGGCCGTATCTTAGACTGGTACAAAGCTAAAAACCCAACAACAGAATACACACAAGAAACTGACCCAGGTGTGGTTTCAGTACGTGCTATTTACCAATACTACAAAGAGCATGGCTACAAAACAGTGGTAATGGGCGCTTCATTCCGTAACACAGGCGAGTTGGTTGCTTTAGCTGGTTGTGACCGTTTGACAGTTTCACCAAACTTGTTGCAAGACCTGGCTGCTACTGAAGGCACATTGACCCAAGTATTGAAAGACACTGGCGCAACTAAACCAGCACCGGCAAAAATGACAGAAGCTGAGTTCCGTTTTGAATTGAACCAAGACCCAATGGCAACAGAAAAACTTGCTGAAGGTATCCGTGGTTTCGTAGTTGACCAAAACAAACTTGAAGCAGCATTAAGCGAAAAACTGTAA
- a CDS encoding response regulator transcription factor, which yields MKIALLEDDLAFADVLIEWLQQDNFEVDHFKTGLDFLRQFSHGQYDLCVFDWALPDMEGPDVMVSIKLRAKKLPPIIFFTGRSEEQDIVRVIEAGADDYVVKPASRPLLMARIHALLRRTSNQLVDKTNYEFYALRFDTKLRVATLAGEAVRLTDKEFDLALYFLKNEGVLLSRVHLMNVVWGATSEVETRKVDVHISHLRTKLKLTSEYGWRLTSIYQQGYRLERNR from the coding sequence ATGAAAATTGCATTGTTGGAAGATGACTTGGCCTTTGCCGATGTGCTGATTGAGTGGTTGCAGCAAGATAATTTTGAGGTGGATCACTTTAAAACTGGATTGGATTTCTTACGTCAGTTTTCACACGGGCAATATGATTTATGTGTGTTTGATTGGGCTTTACCTGATATGGAAGGGCCGGATGTCATGGTGAGCATCAAGCTTAGAGCTAAAAAGTTACCCCCAATTATTTTTTTTACTGGCAGGTCTGAAGAACAGGATATTGTTCGTGTGATTGAAGCCGGTGCCGATGATTATGTTGTTAAACCAGCCAGTCGACCTCTACTAATGGCGCGCATCCATGCACTACTAAGGCGCACATCGAATCAGCTTGTTGATAAAACTAATTATGAGTTCTATGCGCTGAGGTTTGACACTAAACTGAGAGTCGCAACACTTGCCGGAGAGGCGGTAAGGCTAACCGATAAAGAGTTTGATTTGGCATTGTATTTTTTGAAAAATGAAGGTGTTTTGTTATCAAGAGTACACTTAATGAATGTGGTGTGGGGTGCTACGTCAGAAGTAGAAACGCGCAAGGTTGATGTGCATATTAGTCACTTACGTACTAAACTAAAACTGACGTCAGAATATGGTTGGAGATTAACTTCAATTTACCAGCAAGGCTACCGCCTAGAGCGCAATCGCTAG